Within Deinococcus actinosclerus, the genomic segment TCACCCGAGTCCGGGCCGTGTGGCGTGACGCGCTGGCCCTGCTGTTCGCCCTGAACGACCGGCGCACGCCCGCCGGGGCAAAGCTCATGGCCGCGCTGGCCCTGGCCTACGCGCTGCTGCCGCTGGACCTGCTGCCCGACCTGACGCCCGTCCTGGGCGTGGCGGACGACATCCTGATCGTGCCGACCCTACTGGCCCTGGCGGCCCGCACCCTGCCCGCGCCCGTGCTGGCGCAGGCGCAGACCCGCAGCCTGAGTGTTCAGCGCCGCCTGCCCTGGCTGATTCCCGGCGCCGTCCTGGGCGCCCTGACCCTGCTCAGCCTGCTGGGCTGGGCGGTGTGGCAGGCCGTGAGCGGCTGAGCGCGCCTAACCACCCCTTAACCGCCCCGCTTACACTGAGGTTCATGAGACTGCTGCTCGTGGAGGACGACGCCCGTATCGCGCAGCCCACTGCCGAGGCGCTGCGCGAGGCCGGGTACGCCGTCACCTGGGCGCAGACCGGCCCGGCCGGGCTGGAGGCCGCCGCGCTGGGCGAGTACCCGCTGGTGATCCTAGACGTGATGCTGCCCGGCATGGACGGCTTTCAGGTGGCGCGTGAACTGCGCGAGCAGGGCGTGGAGTCCGCGATCCTGTTCCTGACGGCGCGCGGAGAACTGGCCGACCGTGTGGAGGGCCTGGATCTGGGCGGGGACGCGTATCTGGTCAAGCCGTTCGCCGTGCCGGAGCTGCTGGCCACCCTGCGGGCGCTGGCGCGGCGGGAGCGGGGGACGTCCGCGCCGCGCGTGACCTTTGCCGGGGGGCGCGGCACGCTGGACACCGTGGCGCGCACCGTGACCTGGGACGGCGCGGAGGTGGCCGTCACGGGCCGCGAGTACGCCCTGCTGGAGGTGCTGTCTCAGGCCCCGGAACGCTGGTTCACCCGTGAGGACCTGATCGACCGGGTGTGGGGGCCGGAATTCGACGGCGAGGCGCGGATCGTGGACGTCTACGTGCGGTACGTGCGGCGCAAGCTGGCCCCGGAGGCGATCACGTCCGAGCGGGGGCGCGGCTACCGCGTGGAACGCTGAGCGGCGTGGGGGTGCAGACGTGCGACTGACCCTGCGGGCGCGGCTGGCGCTGTGGGCGGCGCTGGCGACCGGCGTGGCGGTCCTGCTGGTCGCGGCGGGCCTGTACTGGTCGGTGAACGGCTTTCTGCGGCAGGCGCAGGAACAGCGGGTCGGCAGCGTACTCGGGGCGGTGCAGGGCCGGGTGGAGGCCCTGTTGCGCCCCCGCCCGGACGACGACCTGCTGGGCCCGCTGCTGGGGCCGCAGCCGGTGAGCATCTCGCAGTCGGATCTGGAACGCATCGCGGACGACGTGGACCGCCGGGGCGTGGAGTTGCGGGTGATCGCGCCGCAGGGGGGGCGGCTGATCGCGGTGGGCACGCCGAACTTCCCGTCCGGGGTACCCGCTGACCTGACCCCCGGACTGCGGGACAGCGGCACGCACCTGATCCTCGTGCGGCCCCTGCGGCCCCAGGTGGCCCTGCAGGTGGCGGTGGACGCCCGCTCGCTGCGGGAAGCCCGCGAGGCGTTCATCCGGGCGCTGACGGCCCTGGTGCCGCTGGCGCTGCTGCTGTCCCTGCTGGTGGGCTGGGTGGTGGCGGGTCGGCTGCTGCGGCCCGTGCGGGCGCTGGAGGGCGCCGCGCACGCCATCGGCGAGGGTGGGGACCTGCGCCGCCCGCTGCCCGGTGCGGGCGAAGGGGACGAACTGGCGCGGCTGGCGCTGACGTTGCAGCAGAGCTTCGCGCGCCTCGCGGACGCCCGCGACCGTGAGCAGGGCTTCCTGCGGGCCGCCGCGCATGACCTGCGCTCCCCGCTGGCGGCGCTGACCGCGCGGGTTGAGGGGACCCTGGCCCGCGACCGCGACGCCGAGCGCTACCGCGCCGACCTGCGCGAGATCGGCACGGACATCACCCGGCTGTCCACCCTGGCGAACCACCTGCTGCTGCTGGCGCGCGACCCGGCAGCCGTGCAGCGCACCCCGGTGCCACTGCGGGACCTCGCGGCCGACGCGGTGGACCGCGCCCGGGAACTCGACCCGCTGGCCGACGTGGACCTGGACGGCGCGGAGGCCGTCACGGTACCCGGGGACCGGGTGCTGCTGGGACAGGCGATCTGGAACCTCACCACGAACGCCGTGCGGCACGCGCCGGGCGCGACGGTCCTCGTGCAGGTGCGCGCCGAGCCGGGCGGCGCGGCCGTGACCGTGCAGGACGACGGCCCCGGCGTGGACGCCGCCGCCCTGGCCCGCCTGGGCGAGGCGTTCTACCGTCCGGACGCCAGCCGCACGGCGGACGCGTCCGGCGGGGGCGGGCACGGGCTGGGGCTGGCGCTGGCGCGGCACGTGGCGGGGCTGCACGGCGGCACGCTGGACATCGCGAGCGCGCCCGGCGCGGGCTTCCGCGTCACCCTGCATCTGCCGGGGTAGGGCCCGCTCCGGGGGCGTCTGCTACGCTGTGCGGCAATGAACAGTTCAGTGCCGCGCTGGAGTGCCGTCGTGCTGGGCGGCGGGGATCCCGGCGATCCGTTTGCCGCCGCGCACGGCGTGAACGTCAAACCCCTGATCCCCGTGGGGGGCGTGCCCATGGCCCTGCATGTCCTGCGGGCCCTGCGCGGCAGTGACCGGGTGGGCCGCGTGGCGTACGTGGGGCCCACCACCCCCGACCTCGACCCGCTGATCGACATCCGCGTGACTGACCACGGCACCCTGCTCAGCAACCTCGAGGCCGGGGTGGAGGCCCTGCGCGACCTGGGCCTCGCCCCCGGCGATCGGGTGCTGGTCGTCACCGCCGACGTGCCCATGCTGCGCCCGCAGGAGGTGCGGGACGTGCTGGACGCCGCGCCGCTGGACGCCGGACTGGTCTACCCGGTCGTGCGGCGCGAGGTCTGCGAGGCCGCGTATCCCGGCGTGAAACGCACCTACGCCCGCCTGAAGGACGGCACCTTCACCGGCGGAAACCTCTTCCTGCTGGACCCGGCCCTGATCGGGCAGTTCCTGCCCCGCCTGCGCGAGGTTCTGGCGGCCCGCAAGGCCCCCCTGAAACTCGCCGGACTGATCGGCTGGGACGTGCTGCTGCGCCTCCTCACGGGCCGCCTGAGCGTGCCGCGGCTGGAGGAGAAGGTCTCCGGGCTGCTGGGCGTCCAGGCGCGCGCGCTGATCACCCCGCACGCCGCCGTGGGCACCGACGTGGACAAGGACGCCGATCTCACCCTGGCCGAGGCGCAGCTGCGCGGCACCGCAGCCGGTCACTGAACCGCGTTCCAATCCTGACGTAAACGCTCGGTTTTCTCGCGCTGAACGATGAAAATCCTGTCCAGCTTCGCCCTTGCGCCCCCGGGGCCCGGTGTGCATACTGTCCCTCATGCCTCACGTGATCGTTAGCCCCTGCATCGGCGTCAAAGACCAGGCCTGCACGGAAGTCTGCCCGGTAGAATGCATCTACGACGGCGGCGACCAGTTCCTGATCCACCCCGACGAGTGCATCGACTGCGGCGCGTGCGTCCCCGCCTGCCCCGTCAGCGCCATCTTCCCCGAAGAGGACGTCCCCGGCGGCGAGGAGAGCTTCATCGAGAAGAACCGCGCCCACTTCGGCCTCTGAATCCACCCCTGAACGCGCCTCCCCTCCCGGTTATCCGGGGTGCGGGAGGCGCGTTGCCTGCTGCCCCGGGGGCGGGCCTCCCGGTGTCCCTTGCCGCGCCCCGCCCGGCGGGGCTAGCATGGGTCCCGCCGCGCCCCACATGGACGCGTGACCCCCGAGGAGGTGATGACGTGACCCCAGACCCCCATACCCTGGACGGCGAACCGCCCAGTCGACCTCTGACCACGCCCCACCCATCCCCGGAGGTCGCCCCATGCCCCACCATGAAGGCCGCGCATGCTGACGTATTACCGCAGCGTCGGCGGCAAACTGAACACCATTGACGGCTACATCGACGGCTGCTGGATCAACGCCGCCGACCCCAGCCCCGAAGAACTCGCCCGCGTCGCCCGTGAAACCGGCCTGGACTTGGATTACCTGTCGTACCCGCTCGACCCGGACGAACGCTCCCGCTTCGAGCGGGAAGACGGGCAGCTGCTGATCATCATGCAGACCAGCTACCGGCTGGCCGAGGACAGCGACATCCCCTACGACACCGTCCCGCTGGGCATCCTGCACACCGACCACTGCCTCGTGACCGTGTGCGCCCTGCCGGAGAACCCGGTCATCAAGGACGTGCTGGGCGGCCTGGTGCGCCGCGTGAGCACCGTCAAGAAGAACCGCCTGACGCTGCAGCTGTTCCTGCGCAACGCCCAGCGGTTCCTGATCGACGTGCGGCAGATCAACAAGCGCGTGGACGCCATTGAGGACAAGCTGGAGAACAGCCAGCAGAACCGCGAGCTGCTGAACCTCCTGAAGCTCGAGAAGAGCCTCGTGTACTTCCTGACCGGTCTGAAGGCGAACGAGGCCATGATGGAACGCGTCAAACGCGACCGCATCTTCGAGATGTACGAGGAGGACAGCGACCTGCTCGACGACGTCCTGATCGAGAACCTCCAGGCCATCGAGATGGCGTCCATCGCCAGCAACATTCTGACCAGCATGGCCGGCGCCTTCGCCAGCGTGATCAGCAACAACGTCAATCAGGTCGTGAAGGTCCTGACCGTGACGACCATCCTCGTGGCCATCCCGACCCTGGTGACCAGCGTGTTCGGCATGAACGTCCCCATTCCCTTCCACGACAGCCCGGAAGGCATCTGGATCGTGCTGGGCCTCGCTGTAGCCCTCGCTGTAGCGGTGGCTGGCATCTTCTACCGCCTGCGCGTCCTGTAGGAGGTTGATGGTGAACAGGTGATGGTTGATAGAGGGTCACCCCATCTATCAACCATCACCTTTCACCCCGCTACTCCTTGCTGACGATCAGGAGCGCGCCGAACAGCGCGAGGTTCTTCAGGAACTGCGTCTGCTGCTGCTGCCGCTCCTTGCCCTGCTTGTCCCAGAAGGGATGACCGATCACGGTGGTGGGAATGAGGCTGGCGGCCAGGGCCACGCTGGCCGGGCGGGACAGCAGGCCCGCCGCCATCAGCGCGCCCGCGCCGACCATCACGCCGCTGTTGACCTTCACGGCCAGTTCGGGTTCCGGTACCTCCGCGCCGCGCGCCGCGCGCACGATGGGTTCGGGGTTCTGCAGGTGATCCAGGCCGCTCTTGATGAAGATGCTCGCGAGCAGCGCCCGCCCGATGAATCTCGTCACACTCATGCCTTGCCCTCCTTGAACTGTCCCGGAGTCTAGCGCAGGCACGCCCCGCCCTCGTGCGCCCCCACGCTTGGGCAACCCTTCAGTGAAGTGGAGCGGGGTTGATACGGACTCCGGTTGAATGGCTGACAAAGCCGCTGGGTCCGAGCGGACTCGCAGAGCTGCGCAGCAGAGCGAGAAGGAGAGAAACGGGTGCCGGACGTGAAGTTGACGGATCGGTGGTGTTCCGATCTGTCAATGAAACAAACGCAATCCGTATTACATGCCCTGGATGACGGACAGCTGCCGGGTCAGGTCGGCCATGATGTCCTGCACGGCGCGCGTGCCGGTGGCGAGCATGCCCACGTACTCGTCGTGCGTCAGCACGCCCTCCTCCGCGCCGCCCTGCACCTCGACGATCAGGCCGTCACTCGTGGCGACCACGTTCAGGTCCGCGCGGGCCACCTTGTCCTCGGCGTAATCGAGGTCCACGCGGATCTCCGAGCCGACCAGCCCCACGCTGACCGCCCCGATGTTGCGCGAGATGGGCCAGTCGGTCAGGCGGCCCTTCTGGATCAGGCGGTCACAGAAGTCATGCAGCGCCGCGTGCCCGGCCAGGATGCTCGCCACGCGCGTCCCGCCGTCCGCGACCAGCACGTCGCAGTCCACGTACAGCGTCTGGTTGCGGAAGTAACGCAGGTCCATCCCGGCGCGCAGCGCGCGGCCCAGCAGCCGCTGGATCTCGTGACGGCGGCCGTTCTGCAGGTTCCGTTCGCGGGCCTGCCGGTCGTTGGTCGCGCGGGGCAGCATGGAGTACTCGGCGGTCAGCCAGCCTTCCTTGCTGCCGCGCATGTGCGGCGCGGCCTTCTCTTCCAGGGTCACGGTCGCGAGGATCTCGGTGCGGCCCATGATCAGGTGCGCGCTGCCGGGCGCGTGCGGGTTCACGCCCCGCTTGACGGTGACGGGACGGGGCGTGAGGAGGTCGCGGCCTTCGCGGATGGGCTGGGTCATGTCTGTATGCGCTCGATTCTGGGCGGAGCCCGGTGAATTTCCCCCTCATTCTGCACGTTCGCGGCCCCCAGCGCACGGGACAGGAGGTCCGTGACGACCGGCGCGGCCCGCGCGGGGTCGCCCGTCACGAGGAACGCCTCGGTCCCGCCCGAAGTCCGCGCGCTCAGCAGGTCGCGCTCCTCCAGCACCCGCCGCGTGTGCCGCGCGACCGCCGCGCCGCTGTCCAGCAGCGTGAACGTGTCCCCGAATTCCGCGCGGATGCTGCCCGCCAGGAACGGGTAGTGCGTGCAGCCCAGCACGAGCTGATCCCCCCCGGCCTGCGCGACCGGCGCCAGGATCTCGCGCAGCACCTCGCGCGCCCGCGCGGAGTCCGCCTGCCCGGCCTCCACCAGCGGGACCAGTTCGGTACTCACGGCCTTCAGGACCTGCACGCCCGCCGGGTCCGCGAACTCGCGGATCACGTCCGCCAGCAGCGTCCCGCGCATCGTGCCCGGCGTCGCCAGCACCCCCACCACGCCCGACCGGGTCGCCAGGACCGCCGGTTTCACCGCCGGGACCAGCCCGATCACCGGCATGTCGAAGCGTGAGCGCAGGTCGCCCAGGCTGAACGCCGACGCGGTGTTGCACGCCACCACCACGCCCTTCACACCCCGCGCGTGCAGTGCCGACACCGCCCGCGCCGTCAGCTCGCGGATTTCCTGGTCCGGCCGCGCGCCGTACGGCACGTGCGCCGTATCGGCCAGGTACAGCAGGTCCTCGCCCGGCAGCGCCCGCCGCAGGTCTCCCAGGACACTCAGGCCGCCCACGCCACTGTCGAACACGCCAAGCGGTGCGTCACTCATCGCGCTGATGATACGGGACGCTCAGTCTCCGGCCAGAGCCTCGCGCAGCGTGTCGCCCAGCGCGCGGATGCCCCACGTGATCTGCTCGGGCGTGGCGTTGCTGTAACTGAGGCGCATGGTGTTTTCGCCGCCGCCCAGGGCAAAAAAGGGACTGCCGGGCACGTACGCGACCTTGCGCTGCACGGCGCGGGGCAGCAGCGCCTGGGTGTCCACCCCCTGCGGGAGGGTCAGCCACAGGAACATGCCGCCTTCGGGCGTGGTGGTCTGCACGCCGGCCGGGAAGTCCGCGTGGATGCGCTCCAGCATCAGGCGGGCGCGCTCGCCGTACGCCTGCCGCACCCGTTCGATCTGGCGGGGCAGCACGCTGTCCACGAGTTCGGCGATGATCATCTGGTTGAAGGTCGGGGTGTGCAGGTCCGCGCCCTGCTTGGCCTGGATCAGTTTATTGATGATCGGCGCGGCGGCCTGCACCCACGCGTCGCGCAGGCCCGGCACCAGCGTCTTGGAAAACGAACTGGAATAGATGACGTGGTTGCGGTCCGCGTCGCCGTGCAGGTCCAGGCCCAGGCTGTACAGGCTGGGCGCGGCCTCACCAGTGAAGCGCAGCTGCCCGTACGGGTCGTCCTCGATGAGCAGGACGCCGTGCTGCGCGGTGAGTTCCACGAGGCGGCGGCGGCGCTCGGCGCTCAGGGTACGCCCGGTGGGGTTCTGGAAGTTCGGCACGGCGTACAGCAGCTTCGCGCGCGTGGTCTTCAGGACCTCCTCCAGGGCGTCCACGTCGATGCCGCCGTCGTCGGTGGGCACCTGCACGTAGCGGGGCAGGTACGGCTGGAAGGATTGCAGCGCGCCCAGGTAGGTGGGCGCTTCCACGAGCACCACGTCCCCCTCGTCGATGAGGACCTTGCCGAGCAGGTCCAGGCCCTGCTGGCTGCCGGTCACGATCTGCACGTTCCGCGCCGGGATGCCCGCCTGCGCGCCGATCCACTCGCGCAGCGGCGGGTGCCCCTCGGTCGTCGAGTACTGCAGCGCCGCCGGGCCGTACACGTCCAGCACGCGCTGGCTCGCGGCGCGCACCTCGTCCAGCGGGAACAGTTCCGGCGCGGGCAGCCCCCCGGCGAAACTGATCACGTCCGGCTGCTGCGTGACCTTCAGGATCTCGCGGATGGCGCTGGCCGTCATGCTCTGCGCGCGGCGCGACAGCGTGCCGTCCAGATCGAAGGCCAGCGGGGCAGGGGAGGGGGTGGTCATGCCCGCATGGTAGTCCCCTGTCTACCCCGCGCGGCCCAGTCATGTGGACGGCCCCCGAGTGTGAGCGGGGTCACTCCGGGTAGAGTGGGGGACGCTCAAGGAGGTATTCACATGCTCGTCACCGGTAACGACATCCTGATTCCCGCCCGCGCCGGCCACTACGGCGTCGGCTCGTTCAACACCAACAACATGGAGATCACCCAGGCGATCATCCACACCGCCGAGCGGCTGCGCAGCCCCGTCATGGTGCAGATGAGCGAGGGGGCCATCAAGTACGGCGGCCAGGACCTCGCCAACATCGTCATCGACCTCGCCACGCGGGCCACCGTGCCCGTCGCGCTGCACCTCGACCACGGCAGCTCCTACGAGAGCGCGCTGAAGGCCATCAAGATGGGCTTCACCAGCGTCATGATCGACGCCTCCCACCACGGCTTCGAGGACAACGTCAAGGAAACGCGCCGCGTCGTGGAAGCCGCGCACGCCATGGGCATCAGCGTGGAAAGCGAACTCGGGCGTCTGGGCGGCATCGAGGAGCACATCGTCGTGGACGAGAAGGACGCCTTCCTGACCGACCCCGAGGAAGCCGTGCAGTTCATCGAGCAGACCGGCACCGACTACCTCGCCATCGCCATCGGCACCAGCCACGGCGCGTTCAAGGGCAAGGGCCGCCCCTACATCGACCACGCGCGCATCGAGAAGATCGCCAGCCTCACCAGCATCCCCCTGGTCGCGCACGGCTCCAGCGGCGTGCCGCAGGAGATCGTCGAGCGCTTCCGCAAGGCCGGCGGTGAGATCGGTGACGCCGCCGGGATCGCCGACGAGGACCTCCAGCGCGCCACCGGCTTCGGGATCGCCAAGGTGAACGTGGACACCGACCTGCGTCTGGCCAGCACCGTCGGCATCCGCGAGGCCCTGGCCGCCAACCCCAAGGAATTCGACCCCCGCAAGATCTTCGGCCCGGCCCGCGACGTCATGAGCCAGGTCATCGAGCACAAGATGCGCGTGCTCGGCAGCGTCGGCAAGGCCTGATCCTCACCGCTCGCCTGCGGGCCCAGGGCTGCCTGCGGGGCCCTGCGGGCAGCTGACCGGGACCTGACGCGGCCTTTACGTGCAGCCGCTGTCACAACGGGAAACTCTCACCCTGCCGCTCTATTCTCACAGGGAATGAAGGCGGCAGGGTTCACACCATTGATTGCGGCCACCCTGGGCGCCCTGAGCGTCGCGGCCGTCGCGGCGACCACCCCGCCCCCGGCGCTGCCCGCCGGCTGGCAGGCCCGCATCGCGTCGCTGCTGCCGCTGGCCGGTCAGAGTGCCACTCTGCTCGAGCGGCGCCCCAGCATCTCCACACTGGAACTGGAGTGGCAGGTCGCCAGTGCCGGCGGTGACCCGGACGTGCTGCGGCAGATCACCCTGAGCGCGGCCCGGGGCATCGCGCCCACGTACGACAAGCGCCTGAACATCTCGCAGGAGGACTTCAAGCGTTACATCGTCTTCCAGAACACCCTGGCCTCGACCGGGAAGACCTTCCGGCTGAACGTCACGCGTGACGCGAGCCGGGTGACCTTCGGGGACGGCGCCTACATGAACGGCGTGCTCAAGGGCGTCAGCATCGATCTGAAGACCGGTGAGATGCGCGGCCCGGAGGGCTTCACGGCCCGCCCCGTCGCGGTGCCCGCCAACGACGACCCGGACCGGGGCCTGCTGGTCCGCAGCGGTTTCCAGTGGCGCATGATCGGCAACAACGCGCAGATCGGCAACGGCGTGCGCGGCACGCTGAACCTGTTGCAGCTGGCCAGCGGGCGCGTGGTGCTCAGCTACACCCGCAAGAGCATGATCGACCGCAAGGTCGACGACTTCGAGCGGGAACTGATCGTCGAGTACAGCCGCTGACCGTGGCGTCCGGAGGGGTGCCGGCCGCCGGCACACGCGGGAGCACCGCTGGCACACCCGTGACCGGCGCGTGAGAGGGCCTGATGCCCGCCTGATCAGACGTCAAGGTCTCCTCACGTTCCGTTCAGGGCCCGTCACGCGCCACCCCCTACGCTGGGCCTCATGATGAAACGGAATCTCCTGATGCTCGGCGCGGCCCTGACCCTGGGCGGCCTGAGCGAGGCCAGTGCCGGGCGCCTCTCCCCGACGCTGCTGCAACGCGCCCAGAAAGGTGATCAGTCCCAGGTGGGGGTCATCGTCCGCTTCCAGCTGCCCAACGACGCCCAGGGACGCGCGCAGCTCAAGAACCTGCGCGGCCAGCTCAACAGCCGCCTGAACGTCCTCGGGTCCAGCGCCGGCTTCATCCGGCAGGCCCTGAACTCCGGCAAGGTCACGCAGCTGTGGCTCGACCAGAGCATCTACCTGCCCATGACCCCCGTGCAGGCGCGCGCGCTGGCGGCGCTGCCCTTCGTGTCGGAGGTGTTTGAGAACTTCAAGGTGCAGATTCCCAAACCGCAGAAGGCCGTGGCGCTCAGCGCCGCCGCCGCCGCCCCCGGCGAGGCGTGGCACCTGGCGAAGATCGGCGCGCCGCAGGCCTGGGCCGCAGGCTTCAAGGGGCAGGGCATCAAGATCGGGCACCTGGACAGCGGCATCGACGCCAGCCACCCGCAGCTGAACGGCAAGGTGGCCGCGTTCGCGGAATTCAACGCGGACGGTGACCGCGTGTCGGGCGCGCAGCCCCACGACACCACCAACCACGGCACCCACACTGCCGGCCTGCTGGTCGGCGACACCGTGGGCGTGGCCCCCAGCGCCAAGGTCATCAGCGCGCTGGTGCTGCCCAACAACGAGGGCACCTTCGCGCAGGTCATCGCCGGGATGCAGTACGTGCTCGACCCGGACAACAACGCGGACACCGACGACGGCGCGGACGTCGTGAACATGAGCCTGGGCATTCCCGGCACGTTCGACGAGTTCATCGTGCCTGTGCAGAACATGCTCAAGGCCGGTGTGGTGCCGGTGTTCGCCATCGGCAACTTCGGTCCGGCATCCGCCAGCACGGGCAGTCCCGGTAACCTGCCCGACGCGATCGGCGTCGGTGCCGTGGGGCAGGACGGTCAGGTGGCCAGCTTCAGCAGCCGTGGCCCGGTGAACTGGAACAGCACCATCAAGGGCGTGTTCACCAAGCCGGATATCGCCGCGCCCGGCGTGGAGATCACCAGTTCGTTCCCGAACGGGCAGTACGGCGCGCTGAGCGGGTCCTCGCAGGCCAGTCCCATCGCGGCGGGCGCCGTGGCCCTGCTGCTGTCGGCGAAACCCGGCACCAGCGTGGACGGCATCAAGAATGCGCTGTACACCAGCGCCAGCAACGCGGGCAGCAAGAACAACAACGTGGGCTTCGGTCTGATCAGCGTGCCCGGCGCGCTGGGCAAGCTGGGCGTGAATGCCGGCGGCTCCACGCCCACCCCGACGCCGACCCCCACTCCTACGCCGACGCCTACCCCGACCCCCACGCCTACGCCGACTCCCACGCCCACCCCGACGCCTGACCCGGCCCCCACAGGCCCCAGTGGCTACACGCTGTGCGCGCTGGAAGGCAGCAAGTGCAACTTCAGCGGCCAGAAGGACGCGGCGTTTGGTACCGCCGGGAAGTACCTCACGGGCGTCGGGACGGACGGCTTCAACTGCACCGTGTCCGAGTGGGGCCGTGACCCCGCCCCGGGCCTGCGCAAGGGCTGCTTCATCAAGGACCGCCCCGGCAGCACCCCGACGCCCACGCCGACCCCGACCCCCACGCCCGCGCCCAGCACCGGCAAGAAACCCACCGTCATGCTCGTGGACGACGATATGGGCCAGGGCGCCGACGTGACGGCCGCGCTGCGCGACGCCATCAAGGCGAACGCCGCCAGCGGCGGGGCGTTCGTGTGGAACACCCAGACCCAGGGGCAGGTGCCGCTGAGCGAACTCAAGCGCGCGGACATCGTGGTGTGGGCGACCGGTGAGCAGTACCAGAACACCATCACGGCCGCCGATCAGAACACCCTGCAGCAGTACGTGGCGGGCGGCGGGAACCTGCTGATCACCGGGCAGGACATCGGCTACGACATCGGCACCAGCGCCTTCTACACCGGCACCCTGAAGACCCGCTTCGTGGCGGACAGCAGCGGGCAGACGAAATTCGTGACGCGCGGCGCGTTCGGCAGCACCGCCTTCACCCTGAACGCCCAGGGCAGCGCCGGCAACCAGTACTACCCCGACGTGATCGCCGACCAGGGCGGCAGCAGTGTGGTCGCCTCGTGGGGCACGGCGGACGCCACGGCCGGCACCATCACCGCGCAGAGCATCCGCGTCGACCCGAACAAGACCCGCGCCGCGCAGAAGGTCAAGGATCCGCGCGGACTGGTCGAGCAGCTCGCCGCGAACGTCCTGAACACGGTCCTGGGGCAGATCCTGGGCGGCAACACCCAGTCCGCGCAGAACCGCCCTCGGGTGAGCGCCCAGTCGGCCGGTGAGAACGCCGGGGCGATCGTCGCCAACGACGCCGGGAAGTACCGCACCGTCACCATGGGCTTCGGCATGGAAGGCCTGACGCCCAACAGCCGCAACCTCCTGATGAAGACCGCCTTCGACTGGCTGATGAAGTAACCGCACCCCTTTCGGGCCGCCTGAGCACCTGCGTGGGCGGCCCTGTTCGTTGCCTCAAGATTCTCTCCGCCCGGCTTGGGCAAGCTCCCACGCAGCCCGGACGGGCGGGGGGTACGGTCAGGGCATGACCACCCTGCGCGACATCATGACCACCGACCTGACCACCACCGATCCCCGCGCCACCCTGAAGGAGGTCGCCACCTTGATGCGCGAGCAGGACATCGGCAACGTGCTCATCATGGACGGCGACCAGCTCAGCGGCATCATCACCGACCGGGACATCGTGATCCGCGCCGTGGCGTACGGGCACGACCTGGGCAGCGCCGCGACCGACTACGCCACCGGCAGCGTGTTCACGATGAACGCGGACACCAGCGTGCAGGACGCCGCGAAGGCCATGGCGGACCGCCAGCTGCGCCGCC encodes:
- a CDS encoding PLP-dependent aminotransferase family protein; translated protein: MTTPSPAPLAFDLDGTLSRRAQSMTASAIREILKVTQQPDVISFAGGLPAPELFPLDEVRAASQRVLDVYGPAALQYSTTEGHPPLREWIGAQAGIPARNVQIVTGSQQGLDLLGKVLIDEGDVVLVEAPTYLGALQSFQPYLPRYVQVPTDDGGIDVDALEEVLKTTRAKLLYAVPNFQNPTGRTLSAERRRRLVELTAQHGVLLIEDDPYGQLRFTGEAAPSLYSLGLDLHGDADRNHVIYSSSFSKTLVPGLRDAWVQAAAPIINKLIQAKQGADLHTPTFNQMIIAELVDSVLPRQIERVRQAYGERARLMLERIHADFPAGVQTTTPEGGMFLWLTLPQGVDTQALLPRAVQRKVAYVPGSPFFALGGGENTMRLSYSNATPEQITWGIRALGDTLREALAGD
- the fba gene encoding class II fructose-1,6-bisphosphate aldolase is translated as MLVTGNDILIPARAGHYGVGSFNTNNMEITQAIIHTAERLRSPVMVQMSEGAIKYGGQDLANIVIDLATRATVPVALHLDHGSSYESALKAIKMGFTSVMIDASHHGFEDNVKETRRVVEAAHAMGISVESELGRLGGIEEHIVVDEKDAFLTDPEEAVQFIEQTGTDYLAIAIGTSHGAFKGKGRPYIDHARIEKIASLTSIPLVAHGSSGVPQEIVERFRKAGGEIGDAAGIADEDLQRATGFGIAKVNVDTDLRLASTVGIREALAANPKEFDPRKIFGPARDVMSQVIEHKMRVLGSVGKA
- a CDS encoding S8 family peptidase; its protein translation is MKRNLLMLGAALTLGGLSEASAGRLSPTLLQRAQKGDQSQVGVIVRFQLPNDAQGRAQLKNLRGQLNSRLNVLGSSAGFIRQALNSGKVTQLWLDQSIYLPMTPVQARALAALPFVSEVFENFKVQIPKPQKAVALSAAAAAPGEAWHLAKIGAPQAWAAGFKGQGIKIGHLDSGIDASHPQLNGKVAAFAEFNADGDRVSGAQPHDTTNHGTHTAGLLVGDTVGVAPSAKVISALVLPNNEGTFAQVIAGMQYVLDPDNNADTDDGADVVNMSLGIPGTFDEFIVPVQNMLKAGVVPVFAIGNFGPASASTGSPGNLPDAIGVGAVGQDGQVASFSSRGPVNWNSTIKGVFTKPDIAAPGVEITSSFPNGQYGALSGSSQASPIAAGAVALLLSAKPGTSVDGIKNALYTSASNAGSKNNNVGFGLISVPGALGKLGVNAGGSTPTPTPTPTPTPTPTPTPTPTPTPTPTPTPDPAPTGPSGYTLCALEGSKCNFSGQKDAAFGTAGKYLTGVGTDGFNCTVSEWGRDPAPGLRKGCFIKDRPGSTPTPTPTPTPTPAPSTGKKPTVMLVDDDMGQGADVTAALRDAIKANAASGGAFVWNTQTQGQVPLSELKRADIVVWATGEQYQNTITAADQNTLQQYVAGGGNLLITGQDIGYDIGTSAFYTGTLKTRFVADSSGQTKFVTRGAFGSTAFTLNAQGSAGNQYYPDVIADQGGSSVVASWGTADATAGTITAQSIRVDPNKTRAAQKVKDPRGLVEQLAANVLNTVLGQILGGNTQSAQNRPRVSAQSAGENAGAIVANDAGKYRTVTMGFGMEGLTPNSRNLLMKTAFDWLMK
- a CDS encoding CBS domain-containing protein — protein: MTTLRDIMTTDLTTTDPRATLKEVATLMREQDIGNVLIMDGDQLSGIITDRDIVIRAVAYGHDLGSAATDYATGSVFTMNADTSVQDAAKAMADRQLRRLPVTDGDRVVGIVSLADLATRASGGADEQALQGISQPTI